The following proteins come from a genomic window of Streptomyces sp. GS7:
- a CDS encoding S1C family serine protease, translating into MSTENEGAGVPSEAKPPTGPQPDSAPASASGDRTQDAPPAPATPPAAPPPPDFAPQAGGPEGAGPADQDRTQQLPPTPADGPPAQPHQPPQPPGAQGSPLPPPSTPYAAAGHGAAGGGWGAPPQGGDPWAVPGAYPAAPKRNGGFVATLLVAALVAGGVGGGVGYWAAGRNDSSSTTVSASGDPGALNRKPTSVSGIAQRALPSVVTIEAQGASGDGGTGTGFVYDKQGHILTNNHVVASAADGGRLTATFSNGKKYDAEVIGHAQGYDVAVIKLKNASGATLNPLPLGKSANVQVGDATIAIGAPFGLSGTVTTGIISAKDRPVASSDGGGTSASYMSALQTDASINPGNSGGPLLDAGGNVIGINSAIQSAGNGGGLGGDQQSGSIGLGFAIPIDQARRVAEDLIRTGQPVYPQIGVQVGMKESGDGATIAQTGNSGSDSVTPNGPAAKAGLQPGDTITKLDSTIIDSGPTLISEIWQHKPGDHVTLTYKRGGKEHTAQVTLGQRTGDK; encoded by the coding sequence GTGAGCACCGAGAACGAGGGAGCCGGCGTCCCGTCGGAGGCCAAGCCGCCGACCGGGCCGCAGCCTGACAGCGCCCCCGCGTCCGCCTCCGGCGACCGGACTCAGGACGCCCCGCCCGCCCCCGCCACGCCCCCCGCGGCACCCCCGCCGCCGGACTTCGCCCCGCAGGCCGGCGGGCCCGAGGGCGCCGGTCCGGCCGACCAGGACCGTACGCAGCAGCTGCCGCCGACGCCCGCCGACGGCCCCCCGGCGCAGCCCCACCAGCCGCCGCAGCCGCCCGGCGCCCAGGGCTCTCCGCTGCCGCCGCCCTCCACCCCGTACGCCGCGGCCGGGCACGGTGCGGCGGGCGGCGGCTGGGGAGCGCCCCCGCAGGGCGGCGACCCGTGGGCCGTGCCCGGCGCGTATCCGGCGGCCCCGAAGCGCAACGGCGGCTTCGTCGCCACCCTGCTGGTCGCCGCGCTGGTCGCGGGCGGTGTCGGCGGCGGTGTGGGCTACTGGGCCGCGGGCCGCAACGACAGCTCCTCGACGACGGTCTCCGCGTCCGGCGACCCCGGGGCGCTGAACCGCAAGCCCACCTCCGTCTCCGGGATAGCGCAGCGGGCGCTGCCCAGCGTCGTCACCATCGAAGCGCAGGGCGCCAGCGGCGACGGCGGCACCGGCACCGGCTTCGTCTACGACAAGCAGGGCCACATCCTCACCAACAACCACGTCGTCGCCAGCGCGGCCGACGGCGGCCGGCTGACCGCGACGTTCTCCAACGGCAAGAAGTACGACGCCGAGGTCATCGGCCACGCCCAGGGCTACGACGTCGCCGTCATCAAGCTCAAGAACGCCTCGGGCGCCACGCTCAACCCGCTCCCGCTCGGCAAGTCCGCCAATGTGCAGGTCGGCGACGCCACGATCGCGATCGGCGCACCGTTCGGCCTGTCCGGCACGGTCACCACCGGCATCATCAGCGCCAAGGACCGCCCGGTGGCCTCCAGCGACGGCGGCGGCACCAGCGCCTCGTACATGAGCGCCCTCCAGACCGACGCCTCGATAAACCCCGGCAACTCCGGCGGCCCGCTGCTGGACGCCGGCGGCAACGTCATCGGCATCAACTCCGCCATCCAGTCGGCCGGCAACGGCGGCGGCCTGGGCGGCGACCAGCAGTCCGGCAGCATCGGCCTGGGCTTCGCGATCCCCATCGACCAGGCCAGACGGGTCGCCGAGGACCTGATCAGGACGGGCCAGCCGGTCTATCCGCAGATAGGTGTCCAGGTCGGCATGAAGGAGAGCGGCGACGGCGCGACCATCGCCCAGACCGGCAACAGCGGCTCCGACTCGGTCACCCCGAACGGCCCGGCCGCCAAGGCGGGGCTCCAGCCCGGCGACACCATCACCAAGCTCGACAGCACCATCATCGACAGCGGCCCGACCCTCATCAGCGAGATCTGGCAGCACAAGCCCGGCGACCACGTCACCCTCACCTACAAGCGCGGCGGCAAGGAGCACACCGCCCAGGTCACCCTGGGGCAGCGCACGGGCGACAAGTGA
- a CDS encoding glycerophosphodiester phosphodiesterase family protein — MTYARPAQDARPGRPAISVIAHRGASEDAPEHTLAAYRKAIEDGADALECDVRLTADGHLVCVHDRRVNRTSNGRGAVSALELADLAALDFGSWKDDLAAAGRLVDPSEEPDRQTDDPERTSVLTLERLLELVADADRRVELAIETKHPTRWAGQVEERLVELLARFGHTKPATGPDWTSQVRVMSFSARSLHRVRAAAPDIPGVYLMQFLTPRHRDGRLPPGVRIAGPGVRILRAHPEYVARAHRAGHQVHVWTVNDPSDVELCQELGVNAVITNRPKEVRRQLGLG, encoded by the coding sequence GTGACCTATGCACGCCCCGCCCAGGACGCCCGTCCGGGTCGTCCCGCTATTTCCGTCATCGCCCATCGCGGCGCCTCCGAAGACGCGCCGGAGCACACCCTGGCCGCCTACCGCAAGGCGATCGAGGACGGTGCTGACGCCCTGGAGTGCGATGTCCGGCTGACCGCCGACGGCCACCTGGTCTGTGTGCACGACCGGCGGGTGAACCGCACGTCCAACGGGCGCGGCGCGGTCTCGGCGCTGGAGCTGGCCGATCTCGCGGCGCTCGACTTCGGATCCTGGAAGGACGACCTGGCGGCGGCGGGCCGGCTCGTGGACCCGTCGGAGGAGCCGGACCGGCAGACCGACGACCCCGAGCGGACGTCCGTGCTGACGCTGGAGCGGCTGCTGGAACTGGTCGCGGACGCGGACCGGCGGGTCGAGTTGGCCATCGAGACCAAGCACCCGACGCGCTGGGCCGGGCAGGTGGAGGAGCGGCTGGTCGAGCTGCTCGCCCGCTTCGGCCACACGAAACCGGCCACCGGCCCCGACTGGACCTCCCAGGTCCGGGTCATGAGCTTCTCGGCGCGCTCGCTGCACCGCGTACGGGCCGCGGCGCCGGACATCCCCGGCGTCTACCTGATGCAGTTCCTCACCCCGCGCCACCGCGACGGCCGGCTGCCGCCCGGTGTGCGCATCGCGGGCCCCGGCGTCCGCATCCTGCGCGCGCACCCCGAATACGTCGCCAGGGCCCACCGGGCGGGCCACCAGGTCCACGTCTGGACGGTCAACGACCCGTCCGATGTCGAGCTGTGCCAGGAGTTGGGCGTGAACGCGGTCATTACGAACCGGCCCAAAGAGGTACGAAGGCAACTCGGCCTTGGGTAG
- a CDS encoding ATP-binding protein, with protein MRHHVPIGRFPVQSIGAFIPWRGAKEVSGVALVVAQEVPTSSIMAVPHGPAGVGTARRRMREELLASGVQDTVVDDAVLVLSELLSNSCRHARPIDEDRSPYADQSPQSAPDAARERSQGAPSACVRASWRIDGQGRLIVAVTDGGGPTRPVPATPSVTAHGGRGLAIIRSLAKDWGVRDTAPGEVTVWAALSLQGAFATRVDLTADLPLSLRKNGTNRTGHNGLPPHRTPGLAFPDLDDLT; from the coding sequence GTGCGTCACCACGTGCCGATTGGCCGGTTTCCGGTCCAGTCCATTGGGGCATTCATCCCGTGGCGTGGGGCAAAGGAGGTCTCGGGGGTGGCGTTGGTGGTGGCACAAGAGGTGCCGACGTCGTCGATCATGGCCGTACCTCATGGTCCAGCGGGTGTGGGCACGGCCAGGCGACGCATGCGAGAAGAGCTGTTGGCAAGTGGAGTTCAGGACACCGTCGTCGATGACGCGGTGCTGGTCCTTTCGGAACTGCTGAGCAATTCCTGCCGACATGCGCGTCCGATAGACGAAGACCGGTCGCCATACGCAGACCAGTCACCCCAGTCCGCTCCGGACGCCGCGCGGGAACGGTCCCAGGGCGCACCGTCCGCCTGCGTCCGCGCCTCCTGGCGCATCGACGGCCAGGGCCGGCTGATCGTCGCGGTCACCGACGGCGGCGGTCCGACCCGCCCGGTTCCGGCCACTCCTTCGGTCACCGCGCACGGCGGCCGGGGACTGGCGATCATCCGCTCGCTCGCCAAGGACTGGGGCGTCCGCGACACCGCGCCCGGCGAGGTGACGGTCTGGGCCGCACTGTCCCTTCAGGGCGCTTTCGCTACGCGCGTGGACCTGACGGCCGATCTCCCGCTCTCGCTCCGGAAGAACGGGACGAACCGGACCGGCCACAACGGCCTGCCCCCGCACCGCACTCCGGGCCTGGCGTTCCCGGACCTCGACGATCTGACGTGA
- a CDS encoding DUF5926 family protein: protein MAKKRRPQPQAAAAQFKGGEVPVVGAREPCPCGSGRRYKACHGRLAAHAATELVQRPFEGLPGECDWVALRELVPAATAELTLKGGLPEGVPSVTLATVLPMAWPALRRDNGAVLLGLQNDTASGDISRDLADTLQRALTTEPGNPVAAGRPAADGPRLQDLLDLDAPFEPTVHTGFEFWVENAENATGEVAASLERANAAAIPTSRIPGLEGAYWCEAPEKNHLRWVTSHPEEKLLDALARLHAAGAASLGEGTRLVGSFRAHGLVVPVWDLPSSMSAEDVAGPAAAFEERLAKALATDTPLTPEERRSRGGLTNRQVTLS from the coding sequence ATGGCCAAGAAACGCCGTCCCCAGCCCCAGGCCGCCGCAGCACAGTTCAAGGGCGGCGAGGTGCCCGTGGTCGGCGCCCGGGAACCCTGCCCGTGTGGTTCCGGCCGCCGCTACAAGGCATGTCACGGGCGGCTGGCGGCACATGCCGCCACCGAACTCGTCCAGCGGCCGTTCGAGGGCCTGCCCGGCGAGTGCGACTGGGTGGCGCTGCGCGAGCTGGTCCCCGCCGCCACCGCCGAGTTGACGCTGAAGGGCGGGCTCCCGGAGGGCGTGCCCTCGGTGACGCTGGCGACCGTGCTCCCGATGGCCTGGCCCGCGCTGCGCCGGGACAACGGCGCGGTGCTGCTCGGCCTCCAGAACGACACCGCGTCGGGGGACATCAGCCGGGATCTCGCCGACACCCTCCAGCGCGCGCTGACCACCGAGCCGGGCAATCCGGTCGCCGCCGGGCGACCCGCCGCCGACGGGCCGCGGCTCCAGGATCTGCTCGACCTGGACGCGCCTTTTGAGCCGACCGTCCACACCGGCTTCGAGTTCTGGGTGGAGAACGCCGAGAACGCCACCGGCGAGGTCGCCGCCTCTCTGGAACGAGCCAACGCCGCGGCCATCCCGACCTCCCGGATCCCCGGCCTGGAGGGCGCGTACTGGTGCGAGGCCCCGGAGAAGAACCACCTGCGCTGGGTCACCTCGCACCCGGAGGAGAAGCTGCTCGACGCCCTCGCCCGGCTGCACGCGGCCGGCGCCGCCTCGCTGGGCGAAGGCACCCGGCTGGTCGGCTCGTTCCGGGCCCACGGCCTGGTCGTGCCGGTCTGGGACCTGCCGTCCTCCATGAGCGCCGAGGACGTCGCCGGACCGGCCGCGGCCTTCGAGGAGCGGCTGGCCAAGGCACTCGCCACGGACACCCCGCTGACCCCGGAGGAGCGCCGCTCGCGCGGTGGGCTCACCAACCGTCAGGTCACCCTGAGCTGA
- a CDS encoding bifunctional DNA primase/polymerase: MREILGRRRKPLFRRSGRSALLGAALHCATEWQWPVLPGVGLRPPARPSGGARLGLGERAARRCSCPDPDCVVPGAHPFDPGLLAATTDARMVRWWWANRPDAPIVLSTGGRAPCAVSLPAVAGARALAALDHFGVRTGPVVATPTRWSLLVSPYGLPELGELLHSQDWVPSSLRFHGEGGYLVLPPSPTGAGKVRWERPPAATPAAPWLPKVATIVDALVTASTGTPDGGSRLAY; this comes from the coding sequence ATGCGCGAGATCCTCGGAAGGCGACGCAAGCCCCTGTTCCGGCGCAGCGGCAGGTCGGCGCTGCTCGGCGCGGCGCTCCACTGCGCCACCGAGTGGCAATGGCCCGTACTCCCGGGCGTGGGACTCCGGCCTCCCGCCCGCCCGTCGGGCGGCGCCCGGCTCGGCCTCGGTGAGCGGGCCGCCCGCCGGTGCAGCTGCCCCGACCCGGACTGCGTGGTGCCCGGCGCGCACCCCTTCGACCCCGGCCTGCTGGCGGCCACCACCGACGCCCGGATGGTGCGCTGGTGGTGGGCCAACCGCCCCGATGCCCCGATCGTCCTCTCCACCGGGGGCCGCGCGCCGTGCGCGGTCAGCCTCCCGGCCGTCGCCGGGGCCCGCGCACTGGCCGCCCTGGACCACTTCGGCGTGCGCACCGGCCCCGTGGTGGCCACCCCCACCCGCTGGTCGCTGCTCGTATCGCCGTACGGGCTACCGGAGTTGGGCGAGCTGCTGCACTCCCAGGACTGGGTGCCCAGCTCGCTGCGCTTCCACGGCGAGGGCGGCTATCTGGTGCTCCCGCCCTCCCCGACCGGCGCCGGGAAGGTCCGCTGGGAGCGCCCGCCGGCCGCCACCCCGGCCGCGCCCTGGCTGCCGAAGGTGGCCACGATCGTCGACGCGCTGGTCACGGCGAGCACCGGCACGCCGGACGGCGGCAGTCGGCTCGCGTACTGA
- a CDS encoding PP2C family protein-serine/threonine phosphatase, whose protein sequence is MLDITSLVRVHVEALIAEQHDMGVCDAIEEIERPNVPHNITQRIAALPTNLRPDLGFRLARRGLSAMSAPHVPKVAGIEPALPAPTHTDGPRVTKSPADASADSSSDSPSDASAHTPQDGSPDLSPADRIAAVQDRLAGWVSDLSTLHDLTERLARTRTLEDALHELLRAGASLVGARRGLVVLAPADGLGPETTVGLGLGHADIGHIETVPRRALSYARILDGLPEPGDDTGSDARTEIAEPDIPGEKDLDPRLREVAARLGYAASYAVPLIADPVGRTGAAVWLYDEPAEPSARQRHLVGLYRAHASEHLARLLELHRSRRAARTLREELLPSRLPRIPGVRLAVRHGTGPRGGGDWYDALPLPDGALGLAIGSVTGSGPSAVAAMGRLRASLRAYAVMEGEDPVAVLSDLELLMRLTEPARSATALFAFSEPPGAAPAAPLPAGGDGVGGPAPRKLLLAGAGHCPPLILGDLRTEFVETSLSAPLGMLACWEAPSVEIEPARGETLLLYSDGLLHRTGEPMDRAFARLHSAAAGVPRAVRHDPEAVVDHVLRVMLPQGLDDPSSEEDVVLLAAHFEE, encoded by the coding sequence ATGCTGGACATCACATCGCTGGTGCGTGTACATGTGGAGGCATTGATAGCGGAGCAGCATGACATGGGGGTTTGCGATGCTATTGAGGAAATTGAGCGGCCGAACGTACCGCACAACATCACTCAACGAATTGCCGCACTCCCTACGAATCTGCGGCCTGACCTGGGGTTTCGTCTGGCGCGACGTGGGTTGTCGGCCATGAGCGCCCCACACGTACCGAAAGTGGCTGGAATCGAACCAGCTCTCCCCGCTCCCACGCACACTGACGGCCCGCGCGTGACGAAGTCCCCTGCCGATGCCTCTGCCGACAGCTCTTCTGACAGCCCGTCCGACGCCTCCGCGCACACCCCCCAGGACGGCTCCCCCGACCTCTCCCCCGCCGACCGGATCGCCGCCGTACAGGACCGGCTGGCCGGCTGGGTCTCCGACCTCAGCACCCTGCACGACCTCACCGAACGGCTCGCCCGCACCCGCACCTTGGAGGACGCCCTCCACGAACTCCTGCGGGCCGGCGCCTCGCTCGTCGGCGCCCGCCGCGGGCTGGTCGTGCTGGCACCGGCCGACGGGCTCGGCCCCGAAACCACCGTCGGCCTCGGCCTCGGCCACGCCGACATCGGCCACATCGAGACCGTGCCGCGCCGCGCGCTGTCGTACGCGCGGATACTGGACGGCCTCCCCGAGCCCGGCGACGACACCGGGAGCGACGCCCGTACCGAGATCGCCGAACCGGACATCCCCGGCGAGAAGGACCTCGACCCCCGCCTCCGCGAGGTCGCCGCGCGCCTCGGCTACGCCGCCAGCTACGCCGTACCGCTCATCGCCGACCCCGTCGGCCGGACCGGCGCCGCGGTCTGGCTCTACGACGAACCCGCCGAACCCAGCGCCCGCCAGCGCCATCTCGTCGGCCTCTACCGCGCCCACGCCTCCGAGCACCTCGCCCGGCTCCTGGAGCTCCACCGCAGCCGGCGGGCCGCCCGCACCCTGCGCGAGGAGCTGCTGCCCAGCCGGCTGCCACGGATCCCCGGCGTACGGCTGGCGGTGCGGCACGGCACCGGGCCGCGCGGCGGCGGCGACTGGTACGACGCGCTGCCGCTGCCGGACGGCGCGCTGGGCCTGGCCATCGGCTCGGTCACCGGGTCCGGGCCGAGCGCGGTGGCCGCGATGGGACGGCTGCGGGCGTCGCTGCGCGCCTACGCCGTCATGGAGGGCGAGGACCCGGTCGCGGTGCTCTCCGATCTCGAACTGCTGATGCGGCTGACCGAGCCCGCCCGCAGCGCCACCGCGCTGTTCGCGTTCAGCGAGCCGCCGGGCGCGGCGCCCGCGGCCCCACTGCCGGCCGGGGGCGACGGTGTCGGGGGGCCCGCCCCTCGCAAGCTGCTGCTGGCCGGGGCCGGGCACTGCCCGCCGCTGATCCTCGGCGATCTGCGGACCGAGTTCGTGGAGACCTCGCTGTCCGCGCCGCTGGGCATGCTGGCCTGCTGGGAGGCGCCCAGCGTGGAGATCGAACCGGCCCGCGGCGAGACGCTGCTCCTCTACAGCGACGGGCTGCTGCACCGCACCGGCGAGCCCATGGACCGCGCCTTCGCCCGGCTGCACTCCGCGGCCGCCGGCGTGCCCCGGGCGGTCCGGCACGACCCGGAGGCGGTCGTCGACCACGTGCTGCGGGTGATGCTGCCCCAGGGGCTCGACGACCCCTCCTCGGAGGAGGACGTGGTGCTGCTGGCGGCGCATTTCGAGGAGTAG
- a CDS encoding aminopeptidase P family protein, translating to MTDELTPETPDEEEQPIKQRKNGLYPGVSDELTANMKSGWADTELRDLQPIEQAPNAARRRAALSARFPGERLVIPAGNLKTRSNDTEYSFRASTEYVYLTGDQTDDSVLVLEPRDGADGHDATIYRLPRSNRENGEFWLNGMGELWVGRRHSLSESAALLGVACKDVRELTGALKEATGPVRVVRGHDAGVQEALRDKVTAERDEELRVYLSEARAIKDEFEIGELQKAVDSTVRGFEDVVKVLDKAEATSERYIEGTFFLRARVEGNDIGYGSICAAGPHATTLHWVRNDGAVRSGELLLLDAGVETTTLYTADVTRTLPINGRYTDLQRKIYDAVYEAQEAGIAAVKPGAAYRDFHDAAQRVLTEKLVEWGLVEGPVERVLELGLQRRWTLHGTGHMLGLDVHDCAAARTEAYVNGTLEPGMVLTVEPGLYFQADDLTVPEEYRGIGVRIEDDILVTEDGNRNLSAALPRRSDEVEAWMAGLLGK from the coding sequence GTGACCGACGAGCTCACACCGGAGACCCCGGACGAGGAAGAGCAGCCGATCAAGCAGCGCAAGAACGGCCTGTACCCGGGCGTATCGGACGAGCTCACCGCGAACATGAAGAGCGGCTGGGCCGACACCGAGCTGCGCGACCTTCAGCCGATCGAGCAGGCGCCGAACGCCGCCCGCCGCCGCGCGGCGCTGTCCGCCCGCTTCCCCGGCGAGCGCCTGGTGATCCCGGCGGGCAACCTCAAGACCCGCTCCAACGACACCGAGTACTCCTTCCGCGCCTCGACGGAGTACGTCTACCTCACCGGCGACCAGACCGACGACAGCGTCCTCGTCCTGGAGCCCCGCGACGGGGCCGACGGCCACGACGCGACGATCTACCGCCTTCCCCGCTCGAACCGCGAGAACGGCGAGTTCTGGCTGAACGGGATGGGCGAGCTGTGGGTGGGCCGCCGGCACAGCCTGAGCGAGTCCGCGGCGCTGCTGGGCGTCGCCTGCAAGGACGTCCGGGAGCTGACCGGTGCGCTCAAGGAGGCCACCGGCCCGGTCCGGGTCGTCCGCGGCCATGACGCCGGGGTCCAGGAGGCGCTGCGCGACAAGGTGACCGCGGAGCGCGACGAAGAGCTGCGGGTGTACCTCTCCGAAGCCCGGGCGATCAAGGACGAGTTCGAGATCGGCGAGCTCCAGAAGGCCGTGGACTCGACCGTGCGCGGCTTCGAGGACGTCGTCAAGGTCCTGGACAAGGCCGAGGCGACCAGCGAGCGCTACATCGAGGGCACCTTCTTCCTGCGCGCCCGCGTCGAGGGCAACGACATCGGCTACGGCTCCATCTGCGCCGCCGGGCCGCACGCCACCACCCTGCACTGGGTCCGCAACGACGGCGCGGTCCGCTCCGGCGAGCTGCTGCTGCTGGACGCGGGCGTGGAGACCACCACCCTCTACACCGCGGACGTCACCCGCACCCTGCCGATCAACGGCCGGTACACCGACCTCCAGCGCAAGATCTACGACGCGGTGTACGAGGCCCAGGAGGCGGGCATCGCGGCCGTCAAGCCGGGCGCCGCCTACCGCGACTTCCACGACGCGGCGCAGCGGGTGCTGACCGAGAAGCTGGTCGAGTGGGGCCTGGTCGAGGGCCCGGTCGAGCGCGTCCTGGAGCTGGGCCTGCAGCGCCGCTGGACCCTGCACGGCACCGGCCACATGCTCGGCCTGGACGTCCACGACTGCGCCGCGGCCCGCACCGAGGCGTACGTCAACGGCACGCTGGAGCCCGGCATGGTGCTGACCGTCGAGCCCGGTCTGTACTTCCAGGCGGACGACCTGACCGTCCCCGAGGAGTACCGCGGCATCGGCGTCCGGATCGAGGACGACATCCTGGTGACGGAGGACGGCAACCGCAACCTGTCGGCGGCGCTGCCGCGCCGGTCGGACGAGGTCGAGGCGTGGATGGCCGGGCTGCTCGGCAAGTAG
- a CDS encoding TetR/AcrR family transcriptional regulator — MTTAHHPPGETRPGGRTARTRQAVLAAVFAELGEGGFAALTMERVAQRSGVHLATLYRRWRGIEGLVCELLTDLSGSVPLPDSGTLPGDLHALARAIAAFYGDPRMRSLIEAVVAAGARDPQAATALRTFFDERLVLAGAMVERGIARGELPADTDPKAVMAALGAPFYYRILIERHPVDPDLAESAATAAWAAAQAGAFRTKTNGA; from the coding sequence GTGACGACCGCGCACCACCCCCCGGGCGAGACCCGCCCCGGAGGCCGGACGGCCCGCACCCGCCAGGCCGTACTCGCCGCCGTCTTCGCAGAGTTGGGCGAGGGCGGCTTCGCCGCGCTCACCATGGAGCGGGTCGCCCAGCGCTCGGGGGTCCACCTCGCGACGCTCTACCGCCGGTGGCGTGGCATCGAGGGACTGGTCTGCGAGCTGCTCACCGACCTGAGCGGGAGCGTGCCGCTGCCGGACAGCGGCACCCTCCCCGGCGATCTGCACGCACTGGCCCGCGCGATCGCGGCGTTCTACGGGGATCCCCGGATGCGCAGCCTGATCGAGGCGGTGGTCGCCGCCGGGGCCCGCGACCCGCAGGCGGCCACCGCGCTGCGGACCTTCTTCGACGAGCGGCTGGTGCTGGCCGGCGCGATGGTGGAGCGCGGCATCGCCCGCGGTGAACTGCCCGCGGACACCGACCCGAAGGCCGTGATGGCGGCCCTCGGTGCGCCCTTCTACTACCGGATCCTGATCGAACGCCACCCCGTGGACCCCGACCTCGCCGAGTCCGCGGCCACCGCCGCCTGGGCGGCGGCACAGGCGGGCGCGTTCCGCACGAAGACGAACGGCGCGTAG
- a CDS encoding SDR family oxidoreductase: MTGAPAAGRTALVTGASSGIGAAVAAALVARGYRVLGTSRDPSAVRAPVPGVSYLALDLTDEAAIEACAAAAGPVDVLVNNAGESQSGPFEELPMDAVRRLFELNVFGAVRLSQLVLPGMRERGFGRVVMVGSMLASFPLAYRSSYVASKAAVKGFASAARREVAPYGVAVTTVEPGSIATGISERRTQYLAADSPFADGYRTMLAALNANEANGVSPATVAATVVKAIEAARPKPHYAVGSNAPVVFLLRRLLSDGAVERMVARRHGLR; this comes from the coding sequence GTGACCGGGGCGCCGGCGGCCGGCCGGACCGCCCTGGTGACGGGCGCCTCCTCCGGGATCGGGGCGGCGGTGGCGGCGGCGCTGGTCGCCCGCGGCTACCGCGTGCTGGGCACCAGCCGCGACCCGTCGGCGGTCCGCGCGCCCGTCCCCGGCGTCTCCTACCTCGCGCTGGACCTCACCGACGAGGCCGCCATCGAGGCGTGCGCCGCCGCCGCGGGCCCGGTCGACGTGCTGGTCAACAACGCCGGGGAGAGCCAGAGCGGCCCCTTCGAGGAGCTGCCCATGGACGCGGTGCGGCGGCTCTTCGAGCTGAACGTCTTCGGCGCGGTGCGGCTCAGCCAGCTCGTGCTGCCGGGCATGCGGGAGCGCGGCTTCGGCCGGGTGGTCATGGTCGGCTCGATGCTGGCCAGCTTCCCGCTCGCCTACCGCTCCTCGTACGTGGCGTCGAAGGCCGCCGTCAAGGGTTTCGCGAGCGCCGCCCGCCGCGAGGTCGCCCCGTACGGTGTGGCCGTCACCACGGTCGAACCGGGGTCGATCGCCACCGGCATCAGCGAGCGGCGGACCCAGTACCTCGCCGCCGACTCGCCGTTCGCGGACGGCTACCGGACGATGCTGGCCGCCCTGAACGCCAACGAGGCGAACGGGGTCTCCCCGGCCACGGTCGCCGCGACCGTCGTCAAGGCGATCGAGGCCGCCCGCCCGAAGCCGCACTACGCGGTCGGCAGCAACGCCCCCGTGGTCTTCCTGCTCCGCCGGCTGCTGTCCGACGGGGCGGTGGAGCGGATGGTGGCGCGGCGGCACGGGCTGCGCTGA